The proteins below are encoded in one region of Eulemur rufifrons isolate Redbay chromosome 2, OSU_ERuf_1, whole genome shotgun sequence:
- the LOC138377432 gene encoding olfactory receptor 4F15-like, translated as MYEANYTEVSEFVFLGLSTSTPMQHFLLVFSVVFYVTIILGNILIVFAVTYDPHLHSPMYFLLGNLSFIDLCLSTLTVPKMISDLYSGHTTISFQGCVIQIFILHVLGGSEMVLLIAMAFDRYVAICKPLHYLTIMSPRMCILLVSGAWVIGLIHSVAQLAFVVHLPFCGPNEIDSFYCDLPSFIKLACTDTYRMEFMVTANSGFISTGTFILLIISYIFILVTVWKRSSGGLSKALSTLSAHITVVVLFFGPCIFVYMWPFPTVRVDKFLAILDFMITPILNPAIYTLRNKDMKMAMRRLSSQVLSLRKIS; from the coding sequence ATGTATGAAGCCAATTACACGGAGGTATCTGAATTTGTGTTCCTGGGACTTTCAACATCTACACCAATGCAGCATTTCCTCCTTGTCTTCTCTGTAGTGTTTTATGTAACAATCATTCTGGGAAACATTCTTATTGTGTTTGCAGTAACATATGACCCTCACTTACATTCCCCTATGTACTTCCTTTTAGGAAACCtctcatttattgatttgtgccTTTCTACCCTAACGGTTCCTAAGATGATTTCTGACCTGTACTCTGGGCACACCACCATATCATTCCAGGGGTGTGTCATCCAGATATTTATCCTCCATGTCCTGGGTGGATCTGAGATGGTGCTGCTCATAGCCATGGCCTTCGACCGGTATGTGGCCATATGCAAGCCCCTCCACTACCTGACCATCATGAGCCCACGAATGTGCATTTTGCTTGTGTCTGGTGCTTGGGTTATTGGTCTCATTCACTCAGTAGCCCAGTTGGCTTTTGTTGTCCATTTGCCTTTTTGTGGTCCTAATGAGATAGATAGCTTTTATTGTGATCTTCCTTCTTTCATCAAACTTGCCTGCACAGATACCTACAGAATGGAGTTCATGGTTACTGCCAACAGTGGGTTCATATCCACGGGCACCTTCATCTTATTGATTATTTCCTATATCTTCATCCTCGTCACTGTATGGAAACGCTCTTCAGGTGGTTTGTCCAAGGCCCTCTCAACTCTTTCAGCTCACATTACTGTGGTAGTTTTGTTCTTTGGACCATGCATCTTTGTTTATATGTGGCCATTTCCCACAGTACGAGTGGATAAGTTTCTTGCTATTTTGGACTTTATGATTACACCCATCCTGAATCCTGCCATTTACACTTTGAGGAACAAAGACATGAAGATGGCAATGAGGAGACTAAGTAGTCAAGTTCTGAGTCTGAGAAAGATCTCCTAA
- the LOC138377439 gene encoding olfactory receptor 4K3-like has product MEEVNQSVVSEFIILGLCDSWALQAFFLVIFSSLYFITILGNIFTVVIIITDIHLHSPMYFLLANLSFIDFCLSSVTTPKMITDFLKENKTISFAGCMCQIFFGHFFGGGEMVLLVSMAYDRYVAICKPLHYSSIMNRHVCVGLVMTSWIIGFVHSISQLVLIIKLPFCGPRELDSFFCDIPLVIKLACTDTYILEMLINADSGALATICFILLLISYSHILFTVCFHSKDGASKALSTCTAHITVVVLFFGPCIFIYLWPVSITWVDKFLAVFYAVITPLLNPAIYTLRNKEIKNAMKKLLC; this is encoded by the coding sequence ATGGAAGAAGTAAACCAGTCTGTGGTGTCTGAATTCATTATTCTTGGGCTTTGTGATTCATGGGCACTCCAGGCCTTCTTCCTAGTgatattttcttcactttatttTATCACCATTTTAGGCAACATCTTCACTGTGGTCATAATCATTACTGACATCCATCTCCACTCCCCTATGTACTTCCTGTTAGCCAATCTCTCATTCATTGACTTCTGCCTTTCCTCAGTCACTACCCCTAAAATGATCACAGACTTTCTGAAGGAAAATAAGACCATCTCCTTTGCAGGGTGCATGTGTCAAATATTCTTTGGACACTTCTTTGGAGGGGGTGAGATGGTGCTGCTTGTGTCCATGGCCTATGACCGTtacgtggccatctgcaagccactCCATTACTCCAGCATCATGAACAGACATGTGTGCGTTGGGTTAGTGATGACATCATGGATCATTGGCTTTGTGCATTCAATAAGCCAACTAGTTTTGATTATAAAGCTGCCCTTCTGTGGACCCAGGGAACTGGATAGCTTTTTCTGTGATATTCCATTGGTGATCAAACTAGCCTGCACAGACACCTATATTCTAGAAATGTTGATAAATGCTGACAGTGGGGCATTGGCAACCATCTGCTTCATTCTGTTGCTGATCTCTTACTCTCATATTTTGTTTACTGTCTGCTTTCACTCTAAGGATGGAGCATCCAAGGCTCTTTCTACCTGCACTGCCCATATCACAGTAGTGGTGTTATTCTTTGGACCCTGCATCTTCATCTATTTGTGGCCagtcagcatcacctgggtggACAAGTTTCTTGCTGTATTTTATGCAGTCATCACACCTCTCCTAAATCCAGCCATTTACACCCTAAGaaacaaagagattaaaaatgcCATGAAGAAACTACTATGTTAG
- the LOC138377446 gene encoding olfactory receptor 4F6-like, whose amino-acid sequence MYEANYSEVSEFILLGLSTCKPVQHFLLAFSVVFYVIIVLGNLLVVFTVIFDPHLHSPMYFLLGNLSFIDLSFSTLTVPNMIFDLYSGHTTISFQGCVIQIFVLHVLGGSEMVLLIAMAFDRYVAICKPLHYLIVMSPRMCILLVSGAWVIGLIHSVAQLAFVVHLPFCGPNEIDSFYCDLPWFIKLACADTYRMEFMVTANSGFISTGTFILLIISYIFILVTVWKRSSGGLSKALSTLSAHITVVVLFFGPCIFVYMWPFPTVPVDKFLAILDFMITPILNPAIYTLRNKDMKMAMRRLSSQLLNLRKIS is encoded by the coding sequence ATGTATGAAGCAAATTACTCTGAGGTGTCTGAATTCATACTCCTGGGACTTTCTACTTGCAAACCAGTGCAGCATTTCCTCCTTGCCTTCTCTGTAGTGTTTTATGTAATAATCGTTCTGGGAAACCTTCTTGTTGTGTTTACAGTAATATTTGACCCTCATTTACATTCCCCTATGTACTTCCTTTTAGGAAACCtctcatttattgatttgtctTTTTCTACCTTAACAGTTCCTAATATGATTTTTGACCTGTACTCTGGGCACACCACCATATCATTCCAGGGGTGTGTCATCCAGATATTTGTCCTCCATGTCCTGGGTGGATCTGAGATGGTGCTGCTCATAGCCATGGCCTTCGATCGGTATGTGGCCATATGCAAGCCCCTCCACTACCTGATCGTCATGAGCCCACGAATGTGCATTTTGCTTGTGTCTGGTGCTTGGGTTATTGGTCTCATTCACTCAGTAGCCCAGTTGGCTTTTGTTGTCCATTTGCCTTTTTGTGGTCCTAATGAGATAGATAGCTTTTATTGTGATCTTCCTTGGTTCATCAAACTTGCGTGTGCAGATACCTACAGAATGGAGTTCATGGTTACTGCCAACAGTGGGTTCATATCCACGGGCACCTTCATCTTATTGATTATTTCCTATATCTTCATCCTAGTCACTGTATGGAAACGCTCTTCAGGTGGTTTGTCCAAGGCCCTCTCAACTCTTTCAGCTCACATTACTGTGGTAGTTTTGTTCTTTGGACCGTGCATCTTTGTTTATATGTGGCCATTTCCCACAGTACCAGTGGATAAGTTTCTTGCCATTTTGGACTTTATGATTACACCCATTTTGAATCCTGCCATTTACACTTTGAGGAACAAAGACATGAAGATGGCAATGAGGAGACTAAGTAGTCAACTCCTGAATCTGAGGAAGATCTCCTAA